A section of the Maniola jurtina chromosome 28, ilManJurt1.1, whole genome shotgun sequence genome encodes:
- the LOC123879293 gene encoding histone-lysine N-methyltransferase PRDM9-like: MTVVRMSRDLRKQPRVSYAELEPPAADEYVLCTECRDYVYEYCSIHGPLLVVPDDQVPAPARCPAGVPRAALTIPHAFLHLARSGIPGAGVGVFSSLALPSGVRFGPYRGVRAKAATSLYCWQIYDRNGKRSHVIDAEDENNSNWMRYVNCSRHWCEQNLLAYQYRGELYYRTIKAIPRFTELLVFYGAQFANMLRVDLRAYNRPNEYAQKFGAPPKKTAKTLKETPHTVSSKEVEPKLNQTKRVNSNNKENQQKCEKKSDEPKVKKPKKSSIKKYVPPIKKTKETSNEPNIPNNENIEAFKNTSSDKQNDVDELYHWVKKAKHTQPTTTNTENIDANNNSQTDTKQINIKVTENFLQSDLLCDICNYKTQSQKSLKLHLILHTQDKNVLKCSYCGYMTKEKCNLIRHLKSHTGDKPFSCKACDSKFTQSGYLKDHMRTHTGEKPFSCKVCDSQFTQSGSLKIHMRTHTGEKPFSCKVCNYKCIQSSTLKRHMRTHTGEKPFSCKVCNYKSTRSSTLKTHMKTQHSGEKYVETL; encoded by the exons ATGACGG TAGTGAGGATGTCTCGCGACCTGCGCAAACAGCCGCGCGTCAGTTACGCTGAGCTAGAGCCGCCGGCCGCGGACGAGTATGTGT TGTGCACGGAATGCCGCGACTACGTGTACGAGTACTGCTCCATACACGGCCCGCTGCTTGTAGTGCCCGACGACCAG GTGCCGGCGCCGGCGCGCTGCCCGGCCGGAGTGCCCCGCGCTGCGCTTACCATCCCGCACGCCTTCCTGCACCTCGCGCGCTCCGGCATCCCAG GAGCTGGTGTGGGAGTGTTCAGTTCGCTGGCGTTGCCCAGTGGGGTGCGCTTCGGCCCCTACCGCGGCGTGCGGGCCAAGGCGGCCACCTCCTTGTATTGCTGGCAG ATATACGATCGTAACGGCAAACGCTCGCACGTAATAGACGCCGAAGACGAGAACAATTCCAACTGGATGCGCTATGTGAACTGCTCGCGACATTGGTGCGAGCAGAACCTGCTCGCTTACCAGTACAGGGGCGAGCTGTATTACAG GACGATCAAAGCAATTCCCCGTTTCACGGAGCTGCTGGTGTTCTACGGCGCGCAGTTCGCGAACATGCTGCGCGTCGACTTACGCGCCTACAACCGCCCCAACGAGTACGCGCAGAAATTCG GAGCTCCTCCCAAGAAAACTGCGAAGACCCTAAAAGAGACACCACATACCGTATCTTCCAAGGAAGTTGAACCTAAATTAAATCAAACCAAACGAGTAAACAGTAACAATAAAGAAAACCAACAAAAATGCGAAAAGAAATCAGATGAACCAAAAGTTAAGAAACCTAAAAAATCTTCCATCAAAAAATACGTACCGCCGATAAAAAAGACTAAAGAAACTTCAAATGAACCAAATATTCCAAATAACGAAAACATCGAAGCCTTTAAAAATACTTCTAGTGACAAACAGAATGATGTAGACGAACTTTACCACTGGGTAAAGAAAGCTAAACACACGCAACCAACTACAACAAATACAGAAAACATAGATGCGAATAATAATTCACAAACCGATACAAAACAGATCAATATAAAAGTAACCGAAAATTTCCTTCAAAGCGATCTACTTTGTGATATATGCAATTATAAAACACAGTCACAAAAATCTTTGAAGCTTCACTTGATTTTACACACACAGGACAAAAATGTATTGAAGTGTAGCTATTGTGGATATATGACTAAGGAAAAATGTAACTTAATTAGACACTTGAAAAGCCACACGGGTGATAAACCATTTTCGTGCAAGGCTTGTGATTCCAAATTTACACAGAGCGGTTACTTAAAAgatcacatgagaactcacacgggggAAAAACCATTTTCGTGCAAGGTTTGTGATTCCCAATTTACACAGAGCGGTAGCTTAAAAAtacacatgagaactcatacGGGGGAAAAACCCTTTTCATGTAAGGTGTGCAATTACAAATGTATACAAAGCAGTACCTTAAAaagacacatgagaactcatacGGGGGAAAAACCCTTTTCATGTAAGGTGTGCAATTATAAATCCACACGTAGCAGTACCTTAAAAACACACATGAAAACACAACACTCTGGTGAGAAATATGTTGAAACGCTATAA
- the LOC123879671 gene encoding zinc finger protein 782-like: MKTSLIKMRCCVRNCGNDTKKTTKCHGITFHMFPKETNLRNSWIEALGITEWEPRDRSTVCSEHFRQDAFYETRRGLRRIKSGSVPIPILESDDLDAPAALRVCRVCLSMNVKMYHITEKNLGVMYEQIVGMSIPSSDRLPQKLCWECVARLTSASNFQNKALRCQNILDKLNVDRYVTIRDIKSISRAHNQLKSSLGQKVYETNEYDVVYNENDNEVVKVEEVNEFNGVNEFNESNDNANNVTGDFDNDNDNESNSDYKCEVEIKDEQTNNQIYFEEYPVFDESDNISLSEMYKKSKVKKKKERVKKVREGTPKIKIKRKKEDSDNPSSTMDKYKKSDVKRRKTTDTLDESLFTITTLTYEEQIEEIQTRQNATSYKIAPFKCNACYRGFHVRDRYDAHIIRHSDQSGAYECFICKTRLKTGRALRKHLTAQHTEKFSCKGCPFSTRNRGVAREHEKWHAGTKYQCPHCPSEFDKLTTYMGHIRIKHVSDFVCELCGYTFVSKKGIDVHKKKKHRLADKNVSLDGPYCEVCEVKFVSEEAHSRHLKLSSRHSSDNDPNRIRNDSQSMNTEKNGRVMRKIERRPTIHPRTGIVGNEGSPVTCEQCGLQLRDLRLYAQHFRRAHPDKNRTKYPAMKTPCMCEQCGRIFQSMALLKDHMWVHTGEKRFKCDRCDKSFTQKTNLVFHLRVHSATRPTYECPLCGKHFAFFNNRRRHMFIHTGLKPFKCDTCGKCFTTSGEQRAHVEHVHLKKPWPKRARAKHCEEDAWQKCGLRHVED; the protein is encoded by the exons atgaaaacttCGCTTATAAAAATGAGGTGTTGTGTACGAAATTGTGGAaatgatacaaaaaaaacaacaaagtgCCATGGAATCACGTTTCACAT GTTTCCAAAAGAAACAAATCTCAGGAATTCCTGGATTGAAGCATTGGGTATTACAGAGTGGGAACCAAGAGATAggag CACAGTATGTTCAGAACATTTCCGACAAGATGCCTTCTATGAGACCAGACGAGGGTTGAGAAGGATTAAAAGTGGTTCTGTACCTATCCCCATACTT GAATCGGATGATTTGGACGCACCAGCTGCTTTAAGG GTGTGTCGAGTATGTCTGTCAATGAACGTGAAAATGTATCATATCACTGAAAAAAACCTTGGTGTTATGTATGAACAAATTGTTGGTATGtct ATACCGTCAAGTGATAGGCTACCACAAAAGCTATGTTGGGAGTGTGTGGCCAGACTGACTTCGGCaagcaattttcaaaataaggcATTGAGATGTCAAAATATACTGGATAAATTAAATGTTGATAGATAT GTTACAATAAGAGATATAAAATCCATAAGTCGGGCTCACAACCAACTGAAATCAAGTTTAGGACAAAAAGTATACGAAACCAACGAATATGACGTCGTTTATAACGAGAACGACAACGAAGTCGTTAAAGTGGAGGAGGTTAACGAGTTTAATGGAGTTAACGAATTTAACGAGAGTAACGATAACGCGAATAACGTTACCGGTGATTTCGATAACGACAACGATAACGAAAGTAACAGTGATTACAAATGCGAGGTAGAAATAAAAGATgaacaaaccaacaatcaaATATATTTCGAAGAGTATCCCGTTTTTGATGAAAGTGATAATATAAGTTTGAGCGAAATGTATAAGAAAAGTAAAGTTAAGAAGAAAAAAGAGAGAGTTAAGAAGGTTAGAGAAGGAACGCCAAAGATCAAgattaaaaggaaaaaggaagaCAGTGATAACCCTTCAAGTACTATGGATAA ATACAAAAAATCCGATGTCAAACGACGGAAAACCACCGACACTCTGGACGAATCCCTATTCACCATCACAACACTTACCTATGAAGAACAGATAGAAGAGATACAGACCCGGCAAAATGCGACGTCTTACAAAATTGCGCCTTTTAAATGCAACGCGTGTTACCGCGGCTTCCACGTCAGAGACCGATACGATGCGCACATTATACGACACAGCGAT caaaGCGGCGCCTACGAATGCTTCATATGCAAGACTCGACTGAAAACTGGTCGCGCTCTAAGAAAGCACCTCACCGCGCAGCATACGGAGAAGTTTAGCTGTAAAGGGTGTCCCTTTAGCACTAGGAACAG AGGTGTAGCGAGAGAGCACGAAAAATGGCACGCTGGCACGAAATATCAGTGTCCGCATTGTCCCAGCGAATTTGA cAAGCTAACAACATATATGGGTCACATCAGAATCAAACATGTATCAGATTTCGTGTGTGAGCTGTGTGGATATACGTTCGTGAGCAAGAAAGGGATAGATGTACATAAGAAGAAGAAACACCGACTTGCCGACAAAAAc GTAAGTTTAGATGGGCCGTACTGCGAGGTGTGCGAAGTAAAGTTCGTATCGGAAGAAGCCCATTCCAGGCATCTGAAGCTATCCTCTAGGCACAGTAGTGATAACGATCC TAATCGCATACGAAACGACTCGCAAAGTATGAACACGGAGAAAAATGGACGAGTTATGAGAAAAATAGAGAGACGGCCCACCATACATCCTCGAACCGGCATCGTTGGGAACGAAGGGTCTCCTGTAACTTGCGAACAG TGCGGGCTTCAACTGAGGGATCTCCGTTTGTATGCGCAGCACTTCCGGCGCGCGCACCCGGACAAGAATCGAACCAAGTACCCCGCCATGAAGACACCTTGTATGTGTGAGCAGTGCGGACGGATATTCCAG AGCATGGCCCTCCTCAAAGACCACATGTGGGTGCACACGGGCGAGAAGCGGTTCAAGTGCGACCGCTGCGACAAAAGCTTCACGCAGAAGACCAACCTCGTCTTCCACCTGCGAGTCCACAGCGCCACCAGGCCCACTTATGAATGCCCACTGTGTGGGAAGCACTTCGCCTTCTTCAACAACAGGAGACGACACATGTTT ATCCACACGGGCCTGAAGCCGTTCAAATGTGACACTTGCGGCAAATGCTTCACGACCTCGGGCGAGCAGCGCGCGCACGTCGAACACGTGCACCTCAAGAAGCCGTGGCCCAAACGCGCGCGCGCCAAGCACTGCGAGGAGGACGCCTGGCAGAAGTGTGGCCTCAGACACGTGGAGGACTGA